Below is a genomic region from Acidobacteriota bacterium.
TACTCCTGCTGAGCCTGGGCGAGGATTGCGGGATCAGGAATGGAGGCGGCATCGATGCGGTAGACGTTGAAAGCCTCCGGCGGGTAGGAGACGAACGCTGCTTTGCCAACGATTTTGGCCGTGGCCGCGTCGGGAGCACTCACATAGCTGTCCAGCACCACCGAAGCGCTGTCGAAGAGGCCGTAGGTATAAGGGCTGGCGACGAACTCATCGACCAGCTGGGTGAAGGTTTCCTCACAGGTCAGAACCGGCTGGACGTCGACATCGGTGTTCTCCATCAACGGAGGACTGGCCTCTGCAGACATTTGCGCCGCCGCCGGCATCGAAAACAGGATCAAAGCCGCTACGAGCAGAAAAGAGTGAAGCGTCCGGTGAGACAGAGTGAGCCAAGCATGGGATTTCATCACATGAGTCTCCAAGTAAATTGTGAGTGGTGTGCGCCCGACCGGATCGGGGACGATCGCTGGGATGTCCCATCTTTCGGCAGGCTCGAAGTAGCGCCATCACGCCACCATTACCATTATGTTAGCCACTCATGCGCAGATATTCAACTCTTGGCCACTTAGTGAGCCAGTCGACGTCAGGTCTGTCAAGCACAAAGACCGGCGCAGGTGTTCGGGTTGAGCAGTCCGGCGGGCGTCGGTAGCGCCGGCACGCCCCCGACGCCCACCAACAGCCTCACCGCAGCCAGCATCGGCATCGACTACCGGCTCGGCATCCCCCTCGGCACCCGCATCGGCGCCATCCGCACCTCGAAGAGCTCCCCAGCCTGTTCTCGACTCGGGAGACGCCGCCGACAAAGGGCAGTCCCCGGCCCACCTTCAACCGGCAGCTCCAAGCCCGCGGCGTCCCCGCCACCCTCAGCGCAACCCGTCGACTACGGCAGGCCATACCGCCGCCTCCAATTCTTCGACGATGGCGCGGGAACGATCCGCGGTGACGGGATCGGCGAGGTCTACCAGCGGCATCTCCGCTCGCTCGGTCCACAAAAACGCCAGCCCCCGCCGCCCCGCCCGGCGAGCCAGGTGCTCCAGCTCCCGATGCAGATGCCGCCGCCTCGGCTTGCTCTGCCGCCGTAGCAGCCGCATCTCCCCCGGCAGGTGCGCTCGGCGTAGACCGAAGGTGAGGCGAAACCGATCGAGATAGCGCCCACACTCGACCCGCTCCCGCACCGCCTCCAGAGACCGGTCGACGGCGCCGAGGAACTCCTCCAGCTTGTGATGGGGCGCCCGCTCTACCACCAGATGGAAATGGTCCCCGCCGCCGGTCAGCCCCAAGAGGGCGACATCGTGGCTCGACAGCTCGGCCCGCAGCTCCCGTCGGAGCGACTCGATCTCCGAGGCCCCCAGACAGTTGCGCAGACCGTAGTTGATGATGACGAGATGGAAGAATTTCGGCGTTCGACGATGAAACATAGCGCCTCCTTGGCGGTAGTGCGCTGGTGCACCGGGTCTCGGCGCGACGCGCATTTACCCCCAAGGACGGCAAACGGTGCGGGGATCGCTCACCAAAAGCGAGCGGAGCTGCTAGGGATCAGGAGAGGCTTTCTTGCCGTCCGTCCCGCCGCCGAGATGCACGATGCGGTAGACGGCAGTGCGGTAGGCGGAGCGGTCGAAGGTGTCGCGGTAGCGCTCCCAGAAGCTGTCGGCAGCTTGCTTTTCTCCGGAGCTTGAGGCGCTGGCGGCCTGGTCGAAGGCGGTTTGGAGAGTCCCCAAATCTTCCAAGCTGGGAAGAATCCACCAGGTCAGGTGCGTCCAATCCTGCTCCGCCACCAGCTCTTGCTCGGAGAGACCGCAGTGGAGCACCACTCCGTCTAGGGCCAGGCGGTTGCAGAGGGGAAGGTGCAGGGCCTCGTAGAGTGGCCGAACGGCGTCCGCCCGGCCCTCCCTGGCACGGTGGAATCCCAGACGGATGTAGAGGGGAGCCTCCGCGGAGGCTGCCGGCGGGTGAGGGCCGACGACGAGGTGGCGCAGTACTCGATCTCGCCGCGAGTTGGGCACCAGGGTGTCTTCCAGCTCCGTCACCGCCTGCGGGCCGAAGGACGCCTGGAGCTCTTCCATCGCCTCGGTCACCCGATCCGCCTCGGCCCAATCCGGCATGCTGAACCACACCATGTAGGTCCAACGGTCCTCCACCAGATTGAACGGGCGGGCGATTCCCCAGGAAAGGAGCGTGCCCTCTTGCACCAGACGGTCCAGCGCCGGCCCGGTGCGACCCACCATGAGCTCCAAGAAGCGATCCCGAAAGCCCGGGCGCACGGTGTAGTAGCGATTCCACACCATGGGCAGGGCATCGGCCTCGGCGGTCACCGCCGGAGGTTCCGCGGCGGGAGACTCTCCGGGCTCGTCAGCCCATCCCGGCGCCGGGGCGGCCAGGCAGCCGGTGATCAGGAGCATCCAGATGAAGAGGCGGAACAGCGTATGCATAACGTCTCACCCGCTCCGGCGTTGAAGCGGGAGCGTAGAAGCCACTCATCACCAAGGTGAGAGCCGGCTGGAGCTGCTGGAGGCGCTTCGGCACGCTGCCTTTGAGCAGCGAATCGACGGCGCCAACGAGGAATCGATTGTGCTCCGCCAAGGTATCACAGCCGCCCTCGTCGCCCCGGCCGGCACGCGCCCTCCCAAGATGAGTGACGACGCGGTAAATTCCGCCACCGGATGGGATCTTTTTCTCAAGATCAGCGTAGTAAAGAGTAGACGGCGCCGGAGCGAGGGAGTGGCTGCTGACGACCCACCCTCCCCTCATCTCTCCAACCCCCAGGGGCACCGACGGAATCGACAGACGAGGCTTGGCCGAGGAGCAAACATGATCGAGGGCGGGAAGTGGCGGAAGCGGATCGTGTCGGGGCTGGCGCTGGGGCTCATACTGGGACTTGCAGTGGGATTGGGGCTGGCCACCGGCAACACCGCCATGGCCCAAGAAGCGCCGGGGATGGCGGTGGGGCGAATCCTCGAGGACATCGCCTCCGAGGCCGACCCCAGCCAGACGTACTCCGTCTATCTGCCCTCCGCCTACACCGCCGAGCGCACCTGGCCGCTGCTCCTGGTGCTCGACGCCCGCGGCCGCGGCCGCCTCGGCGCCGAGCTCTTCCTGCCCGGGGCCGAAGCCCACGGCTATGTGGTGCTGAGCTCCGATCTTTCCCGCAGTGACGACGAGGTGGAGCCCAATCTGCGGGCGGTGGCGGCGATGCTCCAGGATGCCCGCCGGCATCTGGCAGTGGACCCCGACCGCCTGTACATCGCCGGCTTTTCCGGCACCGCCCGCTTCGCCTACGCCTTGGGAGTGCTAAAGGACCGGGGGATTCAGGGCATCGGCCGGGTCACCGGCGTGATCAGCGCCAGCGGCGGGCTGCCCCAGGGCAGCAAGGCCGCCAGCGAGATCCAATGGCGCCAACCGGACTTCCCCCTCTATGGCACCGCCGGCCAGTGGGATTTCAACCTCAACGAGATGGTCGCCCAGGACGAGGCCGCCGCAGCGGCCGGAGTCCCCCATCGCCTGGCCACCTTCGAAGGCGCCCACAGCTGGCCACCCCAGGCGCTGGCCGCCGAAGCTTTGGAGTGGATGCGGCTGCAGGCCATGCGCTCCGGCCTGGAGGCTCCGGACGAGGAGTGGATGGAGGCTCTGTGGGCGAAGCGCCGAGCCCAGGCACGCATCGCCGAAGAGCTCGGAGACCCGGTGCTCGCCCTCGACCGCTACCGCGATCTGCTACTGGACTTCCCGGACCACCCGGAAGCCGCCGAGGTGCGGCAGCGCGAGCAAGCGCTGGAGAAGCTGCCCGAAATCCGCCGCCGCCGGGAGATCGCCGCGGAGTATAGAAGGAAGGAAGACGCCTACCGAGACGACGTGGCCGCCGCCACTCGCACTCTTCGCACCTCCCCCAACCCGCCGGTGGAGCGGCTGCTCCACGACCTGCGGGTGGAGGAGCTCCGGCGCCTCGCCGAGGAGGCCGAGCATCCGGAAGAACGGGCCGGCGCCCGTCGCCTGCTGGAGGTCCTCGCCGGCCAGGTGGCCTTCTATCTGCCTCGTGAGTTTTTCGCCCAGGACCTTAACGCCGCCGCCGCCGCGTCCCTGGAAATCGCCCTGGCTATCCGCCCGGACAGCGCCGAGCTTTGGTACAACCTCGCCTGCGCCCGCGCCCGGCAAGGGCGAGTCGAGAAGGCTCTGGAGGCTCTCCAACGAGCCTACGACAAGGGCTTCCGGAATCTGGAGCACGTGGAGGACGACCCGGATCTGGAGAATCTTCGGGATGATCCGGACTTCGAACGCGTCCTGGCCCGATTGCGCAGCCTGAAGCCGCGCCCGGGCACCTCTCTGGCGCCGCTCTAATCCAATACCTTTTGTTCGGGCTGGCTCTTATCGGGGTTGGCAGGAGGGACAGAAGAAGAGCCCTCGGCTGGCCAGCTCTTGGCGCTCGATGATGGTGCCGCAGCCGTAGCAGGGCTTGCCCTTGCGGCCGTAGACCGCGAAGCGATAGTGCCGGCGGCTCACCCCTTGTTCCTTGAGTCGGGCCACCCGCTCGGGATCGTTGGTCAGCCCGTGGGTCTCGTAGGAGCGCCGAGGAAGCCGCAGCAGGCTCTCGGCGAGACGCGCCAGCTCTTCTTCCGAAAGATCCGCAGGGCGCTTGCGCGGGTGGATGCCGGCGTCGAAGAGCACTTCCGAGCGCAGGTAGTTGCCCATGCCGGCGAAGAATCCCTGATCGAGCAACAAGCCCGCCAGCTGGCGCCGGCGGAAGGTCTTGGAGCGGGCGCGCTCCACCGCCTCCTCGACCCCGAGCTCGGCGCCCAGCAAATCCGGGCCGAGGCGGGCCAGGTAGGGTTGGAGGTGGAGGTCCTGCTCGTCCCAGACCTCGATGTCCGAAGCGCTGTAGAGCAAGGCCCAATGCTTCTCGGTATGAATCGCCAGGCGCAGCTGCCGCCGGGTCTTGGGCTGGTTGCCGGCCTTCACCACCCACCAATGGCCGTAGAGCTGGTTGTGGCTGTAGATCACCCGGCCGCCGGAGAAGCGGGTGAGGATCGCCTTGCCGCGGGCGCGCACCCCCAGCACGTCTCGGCCCCGCAGATCCACCTCGTGGCGCTTCAGCGGCTCGAGACCAAAGAACACCTCTTCCGCGGTTCGGCCTTCGAGGGCACGGGCCAGCTTGTCGGCGCTGCGGTGGATTTCCGGTCCTTCGGGCATGCCCTCCGAGGGTAACCGAAACCTCCCCCAACCCAGCACTTCGTGCACCGCCGGAATCGAGGAGCGCAACTTCCGCCGACCTCGGCCGTAGAACATTGCATCGCGCCCACGAGGCGTAGCGATCAAATTCCGGGCCTAAAAATTCGTATTCGCCGCGGCTACCGGACACCCTCCGGATGGGAGCGGTCTACCCCGAGGCATCGGGCAAGAAAGGAAACCCACCATGCAACGAACCAAGATTCTGGCGTTGAGCACCTGCCTGTTGGTCTGCGGGCTCCTCGCCGCCGCCGACGTCGCCGCTCAGGGCGTCACCGTTCCCCGCGCCAGCCAGCGCGCCGAGCTGACCCAGACCGTCGGCATGACCGACATCCACGTCGTCTACCATCGACCCCAGGTCAACGACCGCGAGATCTGGGGAACTTTGGTGCCCTACGACCAGCCGTGGCGCGCCGGCGCCAACGAGAACACCGTCGTCTCTTTCAGCCACGACGTGCAGGTGGAAGGCAAGGATCTGGCGGCGGGCACCTATGGCCTGCACGTCATCCCCACGGAAGACGAGTGGACGGTGATCTTCTCCACCAACTCCAGTTCCTGGGGCAGCTTCTTCTACGACCCTGCAGAAGACGCCCTGCGTGTGCAGGTGAAGCCGGAGAAGAACTCCCACACCGAGCTGTTGACCTACGACGTGCTGGCCTCGGCTCCGGACGCCGCCACCCTGGTCCTCGATTGGGAGAAGGTCCGCATGCCGGTCGAGATCGCCGTCGACACCCCGGGCATCACCATGGCCAGCCTCAGCGATCAGCTGCGAGGCCCCGCCGGCTTTACCTGGATGGGCTGGCAGCAGGCCGCTAACTATGCGATCCAAAACGATCAGGATCTGGAGCAGGCCGCCCAGTGGCTCGACACCTCGATCCAGACCCAGGAGAACTTCGTCAACCTGCGCACCCGCTCCCAGCTGCTGGAGAAGACCGGCGACGAGGCCGGTGCCCAGGAAGCCATGAAGCAGGCCGTCGCCCTCGCCACGCCGCTCCAGCTGCACAACTACGGCCGTCAGCTCATCGCCCAGGGGGATGTCGACCGGGCGGTGGAGATCTTCGAGCTCAACGCCCAGCGCAATCCCGAGGTGTGGTTCGTGGACATCGGCCTCGCCCGCGGCTACTCCGCGGCGGGCAAACTGGACAAGGCCGCCGAGCACATGGCCGCTGGCGCCAAGAAGGCCCCGGAAGCCCAGCGCGCCGCCTACGAAGGCATGGCGGAACAGCTGCGCAACGGCACCTCCATCTAGGCATCCAATTCTGAGCGCCGTATCGGCGTTCGACCCGACTCATTCCCGGTCGCCGGAAGGGACGGTGGCCGGGGGTGAAACCACCGGCGGGTGGTCCACGGTTCTCCAACGTGGGCTTCCCGCCGGTTCTTTTTTGATGATCCGCCGCTACCAGCGAAGGGTCGGAGCGTAGCTGGAATCCGCTCAGGCCTCGGCACTGCTGGCTAGAGCAGGCTGAACAGCTGCTACCGGTAGAATGCACCCGTCTGGGGTCACCAGGCCGGGGATAGAAGTTAAGAGGTGAATCAGTCGAGCTTCGCGAGGAGGCAAGCATGGATCGGGAAACAGCGTGGGGAATCGTCGTCGAGCATGTGAAGGACCCGAGCCTGCGGCGCCACATGGTGGCCGTCGAGGCGGCCATGGGCTGGTACGCCCGGCACCTGGACCAGGATCCCGGCCCTTGGGAGCTCGCCGGGCTGCTCCATGACTTCGATTGGGAGATCCACCCCACCTCCGAGCAGCACCCCACCGAGGGCGCACCGATCCTGCGCGATCGAGGGGTGGACGAGGAAGTGGTGCAGGCGATCCTCTCCCACAACCCCGAGGGCAGCGGCATTCACCCTCGCACGCCGATGGAATTCGCCCTCATGGCCTGCGACGAGATCACCGGCTTGATCATCGCCGCTGCCCTGGTGCGGCCGCACAAAGATCTGCGGCAGCTCAAGGTCAAATCCATCAAGCGCAACTGGAAGGATCGCCACTTCACCGCCGCGGTGGATCGGGACGAGGTGGCGGCGGCGGTGGAAGCCTTCAGCCGCGAATGCTTCGACGGCAAGCTCGGCCTGTGGGACCACGCCGGCCACGTCCTCACCGCCATGCAGGAGCGCGCCGGGGAGCTGGGACTGGACGGCAGCCTGGCTTCCTGAAGACTCTCTGGAGCAAAAAAGCCCCAAATAGCGGAAGGCCCCAGCTCCCTTGCGGGAGACCGGGGCCTTCGGGGTCTGTCTCGGTGGCGTGGGGTAACCCCTCATCGGAGGGGACCCCCTACGAAAGCGCCACGGGACGCTTGGGAGGTTCCCTAGAGGGACGCCACCTCCACAGTACCGTTAGCATTCACCACTGGATCACCTCCTTCCTGAGCGTCCCCATCATGTGGCGGGCCCCAACCCGCCCGACCCCGTAGGCCGCTCAAACCCTTCAGGATCGTCGCACCCGCGCTCCGGAGAGAAGGGGTCGCGAAGCTTCTTGACAGACATAGTGCTCCACCGCCGGCGCCCTGTCAAGCGTGCGTCGAGAACCCAGCCCAACGCGGGTCGAGAACGGCGGCGCCTTCGGTGAAGCTCGCTCAGGCCTCGCTGCCCAGCACTGCATCCAGCGCCAGGGTCTCGCCGTGGCGCAAGGCCCGAAACTCTTCCGCGGGGCGGCCGGCGGCTTCGAGAGCGGCGGCGAGGCGCCGGGGGGGCTCGCCCATGGGCTCGTCGGTGAGCAGGAAGGTGCCCCAATGCATGGCCACCGAGAGCCGGCTCTCCACCTCGCAGTGAATCTGCACCGCCTCCTCTGGGTTGACGTGCATGGGGCGCATGAACCAGCGCGGATCGTAAGCGCCGATGGGAATGAGGGACAGATCCATGGGCCCGGCCCGGCGGCGGATCTCGCGGAAATCCGGCGAGTAACCGCTGTCGCCGACGAAATACACCCGCCGGCCGGCATGCTCCAGCACCCAGCCGGCCCACAGAGTGCGGTTGCGGTCGAAGGGCGTGCGAGCGCTGAAATGCTGCGCCGGCACCGCCTGGAAGGTCACCCCGCGGTACTCGGCGCTCTGCCACCAATCGAGCTCCGCCCGGGGTTGCTCCAACCCCCAACCGGAGAGCACCTCCCCCAGCCCGAGGGGCGCGAAGATCGCCGGCGGCCGCTCTTGATGCTCCCACAGACGCTCCAGGGAGGGGCGATCGAGGTGGTCATAGTGGCTGTGGGAAAGCACCACTCCATCGATGGAGGGGAGATCCTCTAAAGCCAGCCCCGGCGGCGTGGTCCGCGGCGGGCCGGCCCAGGCCAACGGCGAAGCGCGCCGGCTGAACTGCGGATCGGTGAGCAGGTTGAGGCCGCCGAATTGCAGCAGGAAGGTGGCGTGGCCGATCCAGGTGAGGCTCGGGGAGCTGCGGTTGGCGGCGAGAGCCGCCGGATCGTTGGCGGCGAGGGGAAAGGCCTGGGCCTTGGGAAACCTAAACCGGCGCTCCCAGGCCCAGCGCCAGAGGCCGCCGAAACCGTGATCATCGTGGGGATAGCGATTGCGGAAATGGTCGCCGACGCGATGATCGCGGGGACCGGAGGAGGACTCGGCCATGGCTGGATGATATCCGCAACTCTCGGCGGCGCTTCAATCGCCCTTCGAAGGGTAAGGCGAGGGCGTTTCTTCGAGCCAGCGCTCGACCTTGCGATTCCATTTGCGCTGCATCATCCAGACGGTGCCGTGGTAGGTCTTCTCGTCGTAGGTGCGCTGCAGCTGATCGAGCTCGCGGTGAGCTCGGATCGTGGTCTCCCGCAGCTTCTTATGCAGCGCCGCCTTGGCCTTCTGCTGCGAAGAGCCTTCCGCCTCGAGGACCATGAGCTTGGGATGAAGCTGCCGTGCCGTGACCTCGGCAATGTCGAAATGCACCTGCTCGTGCTTCAATGCGTCCGGCTTGCGCGCCTCCGGCTTGCGCGAGGAGTGCAGCTTGTTCATGGCGGCGAAGAGGCAAATCTCCCGCACTGTGGCCACCCAACGCCCGGGCTCCACCTCTTCCGCCTCCATGCCGATGCCCTCCAGATTCACCGCCGTGGTGATCTGCGCCAGCGCCGGCCCGAGGCGAGCCGGTTCCCCGCCCCGGAAATCATCCCAGGTGATCTGGCGCCACGGGGTCAGAACATCGTCCTCCCGCGGTGGGCAGACCGCCGAGGCGCTGAGGGATGGCAGAGCGCAGAGCAACGCCAGCACGAAGACCCCCAACCCCCGGCCGGCGAGCCGCATCCAGGAGATCCTCATTCCGGCCAGGCCCGATGGCCCCAGGAGCCGGAGAAGACCCATTCCTCCAGAGGCTTGCGGCTGCGCGGCTTGCTATCCCGCTGGCGCAGCGCTTCATCCGCCCCGTCTCCCTCGGCGGCGTAGCCGATGGCAATGGCGGTGAAGGCATCGTGGCCCTCGGGAATGTCGTAGACCTCCCGAGCGTGGTCGGGCTGGATGCCGATCATCTGATGCACGTGCAGCCCCAAGGCGGTGGCCTGAGCACTGAGATTGGCAGCGGCGAGGCCGATGTCGTGCTCGGCAGCCTTGTTGGGCCGATCATCGCGGGTGAAATTACGCCGCACGACGGTGAGGATCAACGCGCTGACGTTTTGGGCCCACTTTTGGTTCGCCTCAGCCAGACAGCCGAGCATCTTGTGGAATTCCTCTTCGTCCTGGCGCCGCGCCAGCAGGAAGGACCAAGGCTGCTCGTTGTAGCTCGACGGCGCCCAGCGGGCAGCCTCGAGGCAACGGCGGAGATCTTCCTCCGGCACCGCCTTGGGCTCGAAAGCGTAAGGGCTCCAGCGGTGAGCGAGGAGGTCGTGGATGGGGTAGTCGGGGTCGGCGTGCTTGGGATGTTCTTGACTCATTGCCCTCGATTATACGAGGAGCCCCGCGGGCCGAGACCTTTGTTCAACCCCTTCCACGGTTGAGCATTTCTCCGGATATCTATACTATTAGCTATACGAGTATCGTCCAATGAGATTCATTCCTTCCAGGAGCCGGCACCACTGGCCTATGGTCTCCTCCAACCAGCCCGGTTCTTCCGACCAACCCGGCCCTGCCGCCCGTCGCTTGCAGCGCGGTCGGAAGGTCCTTGGATCAGCCTTCTGCGGCCTGCTCCTCCTCGCCTCCGGAGCCTGCTCCCACAGCTTCAACGCCGCAGCGCCGGGCTTTTCCGGCCTGTACTCCGGCAGCTCCGCTGGCAGCGGTCCCGTCGAGCTCGACCTGACCAATGACGATCTCTTCGCCTGGGGCACCGGAAGCGCCGACGGGCAAGCGTTTGCTCTGGCGGTGTTGGGACCCTGGGCCGGCCCTGCGGTAGTCGTCTTCGAGGGCGCGAGCCCCGGTGGTGGCCATCTGGAGCCCTCTCCCGCCGGACTGAACCTCCAGCTTCCGGGAGCCCCCGAGGCCCTCGAGCTGGAGCGCACCGGCGACGCCGCCGGAGGCTCTCGCGGCACCTACAGCGGCCTCTGGCGCGGCAGCGGTTTGGAGCTGCGGCTGCACCAACGGGGCAACCTGGTGGCCGGCCAAGGACGGCTGGAAGGGCAGCCGGCGGCGGTGGCCTGCGCTCCTACCGGCAGCGATTTGCGCTGCGGCGCCCTGCTACCGGATTCGAGCCTGCTGCGGCTGACGGTGGAGCGGCGCTCCGACCGCGAGCTGCGGGTCCGTGGCCTCGGCGGCTCGTTGGATCTGCGAAGGAGCGGCCGGTGACCCCCTCGCCGCGTCTTCACCCGATCCTGCGCACCGCCCGGCGCCTGCTCTGGGCCGCCCTCTTCGTCGCCCTGACCAATACCGGCTGCGGGCTAATCCTGGACTTCGACCCGGCGGACCAGAGGCCGCTTCCCGCAGCGTTCAACGCCGGCTGCTTCGAGGACTTCGATCTCGCCCCGGGAGTGATCTTCTTCGATCCCCTTCCGGAGCCGCTGTCGATGGTCGCCGGCCGGGGCCGAGGCCTTTTCGCCGACCCCAATAGCCGCTGGACCTTCGTCGAGTTGAGCCGCTCCGATGCCGGTATCGGCCTCGAGGTGACCCTCCCCGGCGGCGGCACCGACGAGATCATGGCCATTGCTGACGGCAGCGCTCTCCGGCTCACCGGTCTGCCGGAGCCCACGACATCCCTCACCGTACAGCCCTGTTTGGACACCGTAGGCCTCTACGACGGCGGCGCCCAGACCTTCTCGTTGTGGAACGCGCACCTGGACGACCCGCCGGACCCGGGCTCTCCCTTCCCCTTCACGCCGGTGTCGGCGGATCCCGCCAATCCGCCCCAGCCCATCGCTGGAGATTGGGACGGTGACGGCACCGACGAGATCGGCCTGTGGGATCCGGTGAGCCGCGCCTTCTTCCTCGGGACTGACTCTCTGGGAACGGGCGCCCGCCGCATCACCTTCCCCGCCGGCTCCCTACCGCCGGCCCCGCCGGTGGTGACTCCCGACTTCCTGCTGCCGCTGGCGGGAGATTGGAACAACACCGGCACCGACTCGGTGGGTCTACTGGCCACCGAAACCGGCGACTTCATCCTGCTGGACACTCTCGACGGCAGCTCCGTCAACACCTTCCGCCTTGGCGACGGCCGCGCCATGAGCGCCGGCGACCGCCGCCCCCTGGCCGGCGACTGGGACGGCGACGGCGACGACACGGTGGGCATCTACAACACTCGGGTGGGCCGCATTCGGTTGATCAACGAGAATCGCGCCGGCATGACCGAGATCTCCTGCG
It encodes:
- a CDS encoding DUF2911 domain-containing protein, with the protein product MQRTKILALSTCLLVCGLLAAADVAAQGVTVPRASQRAELTQTVGMTDIHVVYHRPQVNDREIWGTLVPYDQPWRAGANENTVVSFSHDVQVEGKDLAAGTYGLHVIPTEDEWTVIFSTNSSSWGSFFYDPAEDALRVQVKPEKNSHTELLTYDVLASAPDAATLVLDWEKVRMPVEIAVDTPGITMASLSDQLRGPAGFTWMGWQQAANYAIQNDQDLEQAAQWLDTSIQTQENFVNLRTRSQLLEKTGDEAGAQEAMKQAVALATPLQLHNYGRQLIAQGDVDRAVEIFELNAQRNPEVWFVDIGLARGYSAAGKLDKAAEHMAAGAKKAPEAQRAAYEGMAEQLRNGTSI
- a CDS encoding HDIG domain-containing protein, giving the protein MDRETAWGIVVEHVKDPSLRRHMVAVEAAMGWYARHLDQDPGPWELAGLLHDFDWEIHPTSEQHPTEGAPILRDRGVDEEVVQAILSHNPEGSGIHPRTPMEFALMACDEITGLIIAAALVRPHKDLRQLKVKSIKRNWKDRHFTAAVDRDEVAAAVEAFSRECFDGKLGLWDHAGHVLTAMQERAGELGLDGSLAS
- a CDS encoding MBL fold metallo-hydrolase, encoding MAESSSGPRDHRVGDHFRNRYPHDDHGFGGLWRWAWERRFRFPKAQAFPLAANDPAALAANRSSPSLTWIGHATFLLQFGGLNLLTDPQFSRRASPLAWAGPPRTTPPGLALEDLPSIDGVVLSHSHYDHLDRPSLERLWEHQERPPAIFAPLGLGEVLSGWGLEQPRAELDWWQSAEYRGVTFQAVPAQHFSARTPFDRNRTLWAGWVLEHAGRRVYFVGDSGYSPDFREIRRRAGPMDLSLIPIGAYDPRWFMRPMHVNPEEAVQIHCEVESRLSVAMHWGTFLLTDEPMGEPPRRLAAALEAAGRPAEEFRALRHGETLALDAVLGSEA
- a CDS encoding nitroreductase family protein, which codes for MSQEHPKHADPDYPIHDLLAHRWSPYAFEPKAVPEEDLRRCLEAARWAPSSYNEQPWSFLLARRQDEEEFHKMLGCLAEANQKWAQNVSALILTVVRRNFTRDDRPNKAAEHDIGLAAANLSAQATALGLHVHQMIGIQPDHAREVYDIPEGHDAFTAIAIGYAAEGDGADEALRQRDSKPRSRKPLEEWVFSGSWGHRAWPE
- the nei gene encoding endonuclease VIII, with translation MPEGPEIHRSADKLARALEGRTAEEVFFGLEPLKRHEVDLRGRDVLGVRARGKAILTRFSGGRVIYSHNQLYGHWWVVKAGNQPKTRRQLRLAIHTEKHWALLYSASDIEVWDEQDLHLQPYLARLGPDLLGAELGVEEAVERARSKTFRRRQLAGLLLDQGFFAGMGNYLRSEVLFDAGIHPRKRPADLSEEELARLAESLLRLPRRSYETHGLTNDPERVARLKEQGVSRRHYRFAVYGRKGKPCYGCGTIIERQELASRGLFFCPSCQPR
- a CDS encoding DUF922 domain-containing protein, translating into MRLAGRGLGVFVLALLCALPSLSASAVCPPREDDVLTPWRQITWDDFRGGEPARLGPALAQITTAVNLEGIGMEAEEVEPGRWVATVREICLFAAMNKLHSSRKPEARKPDALKHEQVHFDIAEVTARQLHPKLMVLEAEGSSQQKAKAALHKKLRETTIRAHRELDQLQRTYDEKTYHGTVWMMQRKWNRKVERWLEETPSPYPSKGD